In Solanum lycopersicum chromosome 5, SLM_r2.1, the following are encoded in one genomic region:
- the LOC138348965 gene encoding uncharacterized protein: protein MEEKDGEKTITIPKPRQKYDDADRKKIEKGFKAKTLLVCGIGPDEYNRVSACESAKKIWDCLLTTHEGTEQVKESKIDMLTSRYENFKMKEGETIHDMFTKLSSITNELRSLGEPISMTKQVRKVLRILPKSWESKVDAITEAKDLKVLTMDALIGNLKTHEMNRNYDLSKKEAKKDKSLMLKYKSDEDSSDDDDMAYLISRFQKCGKSGHFIRECPLLKNENKEHQKHRGDKENRRDLVPGNRDRKAAADMVVKRALAAWGDSSSDSEDPDEPKDVSMVVVHEEETVFNEMFALMAHTENEEEDNQVTLLDMKNDLDKYSLKKLRTLAKVMLDSVIELTSERDTMNAELEILTENKGQFEDTMSRMVSLELNNSELKNQLCQITEEAEKLNGKSNSLQAEIQEKLKNSEKNLSLSLE, encoded by the exons ATGGAAGAGAAGGATGGAGAAAAGACCATTACTATTCCAAAGCCCAGGCAGAAATATGATGATGCTGAcagaaaaaagattgaaaagggtttcaaagctaaaactcttctggtctgtgggataggacctgatgagtacAACAGAGTGTCAGCTTGTGAGTCTGCTAAAAAAATTTGGGATTGCTTGTTGACTACacatgaaggaactgaacaagtcaaagaatctAAGATTGACATGCTCACCTCACGATAtgagaacttcaaaatgaaggaaggagaaacaataCATGACATGTTCACTAAGTTGTCTTCCATTACAAATGAGCTGCGAAGTCTGggtgaacctataagcatgacCAAACAAGTCAGGAAAGTGCTTCGAATTCTTCCAAAGTCTTGGGAGAGCAAAGTTGATGCCATTACAGAAGCAAAGGACTTGAAGGTGCTGACCATGGATGCCTTGATTGGTAATCTTAAAacacatgagatgaatcgaaactatgatttgtcaaaaaaagaagccaagaaggacaagtcattgatgttgaagtataaatcagatgaagattcaagtgatgatgatgatatggcatatCTTATTAGTAGATTTCAAAAG tgtggaaaatctgggcacttcatcagagagtgtcctttgctcaagaatgaaaacaaggAACATCAAAAACACAGGGGTGACAAAGAAAAcagaagggacctggtacctgGTAACAGAGATCGTAAAGCTGCTGCTGATATGGTTGTCAAAAGggctcttgctgcatggggggattcttcaagtgattcagaagatcCTGATGAGCCAAAAGATGTGTCTATGGTTGTTGTGCATGAGGAGGAAACtgtcttcaatgaaatgtttgctctcatggcacacacagaaaatgaagaagaggacaatcaggtaactcttcttgacatgaaaaatgacttggataaatattctcttaaaaaattgagaacctTGGCAAAAGTCATGCTAGATTCTGTGATAGAGTTAACATCTGAAAGAGATACCATGAATgctgaacttgaaattttaactgaaaacaaagGTCAATTTGAAGACACAATGTCAAGAATGGTGTCTCTAGAGTTAAATAACTCTGAACTTAAGAACCAGTTGTGCCAGAttactgaagaagctgaaaagctAAATGGAAAGTCAAATAGTCTGCAagctgaaattcaagaaaaattaaaaaactctGAGAAAAATCTTAGTCTGTCACTTGAATAG